A DNA window from Niabella yanshanensis contains the following coding sequences:
- the pelA gene encoding pectate lyase: MIKRIACLPLLVLLFSMAKAQKSIPVEIDRKPFADNAGHWYSIYDSKNMINASPDRPRYTSADLKQVADNILLFQKANGGWPKNYDMFAVLTPEQKEAVKAQRNTLNTTFDNGTCYTQIRALAIAYASVKDERYKDAALKGLNYILEAQYANGGWPQYYPIEKNYSRYITFNDGGMTGIVDLLTDIHEKEPLYDFIDATLRSKLQTAYQKGIDCILNTQIVDNGMLTAWCQQYDEVTLQPAWARKFEPPSICNGESVGIVFFLMSIKHPDERVIKAVNAALKWFEVSKIHNTVVKTVKAEKMDTPFRVSKSDRVVETDSTAAPIWTRFYELKTHRPLFCNRDSKVVYSLAEVDRERRDGYAWYTYAPQKALDAYAKWQKQLTANSTALK, translated from the coding sequence ATGATAAAACGTATAGCTTGTCTCCCATTGCTTGTTTTGCTTTTTTCAATGGCAAAAGCACAAAAATCTATACCGGTTGAAATAGATAGGAAACCTTTTGCCGATAACGCAGGCCACTGGTATAGTATCTACGACAGCAAAAATATGATCAATGCCAGTCCGGACAGGCCCCGGTATACATCTGCCGATCTGAAGCAGGTGGCAGATAATATCCTGCTTTTTCAAAAAGCCAACGGAGGCTGGCCCAAAAATTACGATATGTTTGCCGTGCTCACTCCTGAGCAAAAGGAGGCGGTGAAAGCGCAAAGAAATACGTTGAACACCACTTTTGATAACGGTACCTGCTATACACAGATACGGGCGCTGGCGATAGCATATGCCTCTGTAAAAGATGAACGCTATAAAGATGCTGCCTTAAAAGGATTGAATTATATACTGGAGGCACAATATGCCAATGGAGGATGGCCGCAATATTATCCTATCGAAAAGAATTACAGCCGCTACATTACCTTTAATGATGGCGGCATGACGGGTATCGTTGACCTGCTTACAGATATCCATGAGAAGGAGCCTCTGTATGATTTTATTGATGCGACGCTTCGAAGTAAATTGCAAACAGCGTATCAAAAAGGCATTGATTGTATTTTGAATACGCAGATAGTTGACAACGGTATGTTAACGGCCTGGTGCCAGCAATATGATGAAGTGACGCTGCAACCGGCATGGGCCAGGAAGTTCGAACCGCCCAGCATTTGTAATGGCGAAAGCGTGGGAATTGTATTTTTCTTAATGAGCATCAAACATCCGGACGAACGCGTGATCAAAGCGGTTAATGCTGCCCTGAAATGGTTTGAGGTTTCCAAAATCCATAATACGGTTGTAAAGACGGTAAAGGCCGAAAAAATGGATACGCCTTTTCGTGTGTCGAAGAGTGACCGGGTAGTAGAAACAGACAGCACCGCAGCGCCTATCTGGACACGCTTCTACGAATTAAAAACACACCGGCCATTATTTTGCAATCGCGATAGCAAAGTGGTGTACTCCCTCGCTGAAGTAGATCGCGAGCGCCGTGATGGCTATGCCTGGTATACCTATGCTCCGCAAAAAGCATTAGATGCCTATGCAAAATGGCAAAAGCAATTAACTGCAAACAGCACAGCACTCAAGTAA
- a CDS encoding pectate lyase family protein, which yields MKRILYILLGILITKGISAQTIAFPGAEGFGKYATGGRGGKVVTVSNLNDDGPGSFRAAFKEYPGEPITVVFSVAGIIELQSPLKISRSNITIAGQTAPGNGICLKGNSFIINGAGDKTGVRGNIIIRYLRSRPGAKIANGVYGFNMENSQNIIIDHCSFTWANEECAAMYDIKNVTVQWSIISEGLYNANHHKGLRAYGGVWGGQNASYHHNLISNQNSRTVRFNGARAHDTLAVVDYSNNVIFNWKSANACYGGEVDIPGGKSAINLVNNYYIPGPATEKELKFVKANYNPAKAKGFGQWYLKGNVMEGHKKLSANNSSGIDLSEFPEQYKKQALVTAPFPIAIPIVLQSAREAYQLVLSQVGASLPKYDSVDQRLIAEAKSQKASWGEKGIINDASDAGGWPVYQYINAPVDTDKDGMPDEWELKNGLNPERIDSNEYQLSKEYTSIEVYINGLGSKRPSIPVNKK from the coding sequence ATGAAAAGAATCTTATATATACTGCTGGGAATTCTGATAACGAAGGGGATCAGTGCTCAAACCATAGCATTCCCCGGAGCGGAGGGATTCGGTAAGTATGCAACCGGTGGCCGGGGGGGTAAGGTGGTAACCGTCTCTAATTTAAATGACGATGGCCCGGGAAGCTTTCGCGCGGCTTTCAAAGAGTATCCCGGTGAGCCTATTACCGTTGTTTTTTCTGTGGCCGGAATTATAGAATTACAATCACCCTTAAAGATCAGCCGCTCTAATATTACAATAGCCGGGCAAACAGCGCCGGGAAACGGTATTTGCCTGAAAGGGAATTCATTTATTATTAATGGTGCGGGCGATAAAACCGGCGTGAGAGGGAATATTATTATAAGGTATCTCCGCTCGAGGCCCGGTGCAAAAATAGCTAATGGTGTATATGGCTTTAATATGGAAAATAGCCAGAACATCATCATTGACCATTGCTCCTTTACCTGGGCCAATGAAGAGTGTGCCGCTATGTATGATATCAAAAATGTGACGGTACAATGGAGCATTATCAGTGAAGGCTTATACAACGCCAATCATCATAAGGGACTGAGAGCTTATGGAGGGGTATGGGGCGGGCAAAATGCTTCTTATCATCACAATCTTATATCTAACCAGAACAGCCGTACGGTAAGGTTTAACGGGGCCAGGGCGCACGACACATTAGCTGTAGTTGACTATAGTAACAACGTTATCTTTAACTGGAAGAGCGCCAATGCCTGTTATGGTGGTGAAGTAGATATACCCGGAGGTAAGTCCGCCATTAACCTGGTTAATAATTATTATATTCCTGGTCCGGCTACGGAAAAGGAACTGAAGTTTGTAAAAGCTAATTACAACCCGGCAAAAGCTAAAGGTTTTGGCCAATGGTATCTGAAGGGTAATGTGATGGAAGGGCATAAAAAACTTTCGGCTAATAATAGTTCAGGCATTGATCTTTCAGAATTTCCGGAACAATATAAAAAACAGGCACTTGTTACAGCACCATTCCCTATTGCGATACCCATAGTCTTACAATCTGCCCGTGAAGCCTATCAATTGGTGTTAAGTCAGGTAGGCGCATCTTTACCCAAATATGATTCGGTTGATCAACGGTTAATAGCAGAGGCAAAATCACAAAAAGCATCGTGGGGTGAAAAAGGCATTATCAATGATGCTTCGGATGCCGGTGGCTGGCCCGTATATCAATATATAAACGCTCCTGTAGACACAGACAAAGATGGTATGCCGGATGAATGGGAGCTAAAAAATGGATTGAATCCTGAAAGGATAGATAGCAATGAATATCAATTAAGTAAAGAATATACCAGTATTGAAGTATATATAAATGGTTTGGGAAGTAAGCGCCCGTCCATCCCAGTAAATAAAAAATGA
- a CDS encoding pectate lyase family protein, with translation MNLKWILSILVGPAFLISCKPQAALAIRPVIEERPVAFPGAEGFGKYTTGGRGGRVLIVTNLNDDGDGSLRKAVAAKGPRVVVFNVSGTIRLRSKLNIKGEITIAGQTAPGGGICIADYPVSITGDNVIIRFLRFRMGDRYQNKGRVDGAGADDAFSASGRKNIMIDHCSMSWSTDEVCSIYKGDSTTLQWNLITEPLNYSYHFETGDKDFEHHGYGGIWGGAHFSAHHNLIAHCVSRTPRFNGVRLGETDELADFRNNVIYNWGHNNVYGGENGKYNIVNNYYKYGPETKKNVQSRIVNPTKGTNTYSPYGSFYVAGNYVDGDNKTTANNYLGIHADKATTEREKQMAIAGQAFPAMPVSEQPAREAYKAVLQYAGAVLPQRDTLDQRVIKEVASRTGRFIDVQGGYPHGTTYEKTINAWPFLKQELSLTDTDQDGMPDNWEIKNQLNINNPGDAALYSLHRSYTNIEVYINSLVQ, from the coding sequence ATGAACCTGAAGTGGATATTAAGCATATTAGTCGGGCCGGCATTTTTAATTTCCTGTAAGCCACAGGCCGCATTGGCCATCAGGCCTGTCATTGAAGAAAGGCCTGTTGCATTTCCCGGCGCTGAAGGATTTGGCAAGTACACTACCGGCGGCCGTGGCGGCCGCGTTTTGATTGTGACAAATTTAAATGACGACGGAGACGGCAGCCTGCGAAAAGCAGTAGCTGCCAAAGGACCCCGTGTGGTAGTTTTTAATGTTTCGGGAACCATTCGTTTACGATCGAAATTAAATATAAAAGGAGAGATAACGATAGCGGGCCAAACAGCTCCGGGAGGTGGCATCTGTATCGCCGATTATCCGGTATCCATTACGGGTGACAATGTGATCATTCGTTTTCTCAGGTTTCGAATGGGTGACAGGTACCAGAATAAAGGCAGGGTTGACGGGGCCGGTGCTGATGATGCTTTCAGCGCATCGGGAAGGAAAAATATTATGATTGACCATTGCAGTATGAGCTGGAGCACTGATGAAGTATGTTCTATATACAAAGGCGATAGCACTACGCTGCAGTGGAACCTTATTACCGAGCCTTTAAATTATTCCTACCATTTTGAAACAGGTGATAAAGACTTTGAGCATCATGGTTATGGAGGTATCTGGGGCGGAGCACATTTCAGCGCCCATCATAATTTAATAGCACATTGTGTTAGCCGTACGCCCCGGTTTAACGGGGTGCGGTTAGGAGAAACGGATGAGCTGGCTGATTTCAGAAATAATGTCATCTACAACTGGGGCCATAACAATGTATACGGTGGAGAAAATGGCAAGTATAATATCGTTAATAACTACTATAAGTACGGTCCGGAAACAAAGAAAAATGTGCAAAGCCGGATTGTCAATCCTACAAAGGGCACCAATACATACAGCCCTTATGGGAGTTTCTATGTTGCCGGTAACTATGTAGATGGCGACAATAAAACCACTGCTAACAATTACCTGGGCATACATGCAGATAAAGCAACAACCGAGCGGGAGAAACAAATGGCAATAGCGGGCCAGGCTTTTCCGGCTATGCCTGTCAGCGAACAACCGGCCCGGGAAGCTTATAAAGCGGTACTGCAATATGCAGGTGCCGTATTGCCTCAAAGGGATACGCTGGATCAGCGGGTGATCAAAGAGGTAGCTAGCAGAACCGGAAGGTTTATTGATGTGCAGGGTGGCTATCCGCATGGAACCACGTATGAAAAAACAATTAATGCCTGGCCTTTCTTAAAACAGGAGCTATCGCTTACAGATACGGATCAGGATGGTATGCCGGACAACTGGGAAATAAAGAACCAACTCAATATAAATAATCCCGGCGATGCAGCCCTTTACAGCCTTCATCGATCTTATACTAATATTGAAGTTTATATCAACAGCCTTGTTCAATGA
- a CDS encoding pectate lyase family protein codes for MFLKFLTPLVLVSGSGVAQPPALPQVPQSALIAFPGAEGFGRFTTGGRGGQVIKVTNLNDNGIGSLRAAIETKGPRIIVFDVSGTIELRSNLRINNSDITIAGQTAPGDGITLKNYPVDLAADNIIIRFIRFRMGDEAKQEGDAIGGKWRKNIIVDHCSMSWSTDECVSIYNNEYTTLQWCIISESLRNSAHQKGAHGYGGIWGGRFATFHHNLMAHHDSRVPRYGEHANHEFALTDLVDVRNNVFYNWGNNNAYGGEGMNINIVNNYFKPGPATVKKDRIYSPDKNRKEGTRVYNIWGRFYIDGNFVKDSKQSTADNWTYGVYNQLHHNYASITAAEKAGLKKETPHPFNDNLRTYTAQKAYDQVLQFSGASLVRDAVDQRIINDVEKQSFTANGSAGSKNGIIDSQNDVGGWPELKSLPAPKDTDGDGMPDVWEIANKLDPEKANAAGRDLNKDYDNIEVYINSLVKGIIDKQKL; via the coding sequence ATGTTTTTAAAATTTCTTACACCGTTAGTCTTAGTCTCGGGGAGCGGTGTGGCGCAGCCGCCCGCTTTGCCGCAGGTACCTCAAAGTGCTCTTATAGCCTTTCCCGGCGCAGAAGGTTTTGGGCGATTCACTACCGGCGGACGCGGAGGCCAGGTTATAAAAGTAACCAACCTCAATGATAATGGAATAGGTAGCCTGCGCGCAGCCATAGAAACCAAAGGGCCCCGTATTATTGTATTTGATGTTTCGGGAACCATTGAACTTCGCTCTAATTTACGCATCAACAACAGTGATATTACTATCGCAGGCCAAACCGCGCCTGGTGATGGCATTACGCTGAAAAATTACCCGGTAGACCTTGCGGCAGATAATATCATTATCCGTTTTATTCGATTCCGTATGGGTGATGAGGCTAAGCAGGAGGGCGACGCTATTGGAGGCAAGTGGCGGAAGAATATTATAGTCGACCATTGCTCTATGAGCTGGAGCACCGACGAATGTGTTTCTATCTATAATAACGAATACACTACATTACAATGGTGCATTATTTCGGAGAGCCTGCGTAATTCGGCCCACCAGAAAGGTGCCCATGGATATGGAGGCATCTGGGGCGGCCGTTTCGCTACTTTTCATCATAACCTGATGGCCCACCACGATAGCCGGGTTCCACGCTACGGCGAACATGCCAACCATGAGTTTGCATTAACCGACCTGGTTGATGTGCGTAATAATGTTTTTTATAACTGGGGTAACAACAATGCCTATGGCGGGGAGGGGATGAACATCAATATAGTGAACAACTATTTCAAGCCAGGCCCGGCAACCGTAAAAAAAGACAGGATTTATTCACCCGATAAAAACCGGAAAGAAGGAACCAGGGTATACAATATATGGGGCAGGTTTTATATTGATGGGAACTTCGTTAAAGATAGCAAGCAGAGCACGGCAGACAATTGGACCTATGGGGTTTACAATCAGCTTCACCACAACTACGCATCCATTACAGCGGCAGAAAAGGCAGGCTTAAAAAAAGAAACACCACATCCTTTTAATGATAACTTACGCACTTACACAGCTCAAAAAGCTTATGACCAGGTCTTACAATTTAGCGGTGCGTCGCTGGTAAGAGATGCAGTAGACCAACGAATTATCAACGACGTGGAAAAACAATCCTTCACTGCCAATGGTTCTGCGGGGAGTAAAAACGGCATCATCGATTCACAAAACGATGTGGGTGGATGGCCGGAGTTGAAATCATTACCCGCTCCAAAAGATACAGATGGCGATGGTATGCCTGATGTCTGGGAAATAGCGAATAAACTGGATCCAGAGAAGGCAAATGCAGCCGGCAGAGATTTGAACAAAGATTATGACAATATAGAAGTGTATATCAATAGCCTGGTAAAAGGTATTATCGACAAACAAAAATTATAA
- a CDS encoding pectate lyase produces MYKLSRRRNLIVAGTILVFMCACTKKENSATKDGLELQAPQQVQIETLSTSAQLSWSAVEGAYGYLVEVAKGASFTNPFYKSDTLFAIKTEITGLEAKTGYVARIKAIHKDNPSLTSKGLLQQFTTTEAEVPEEALAFPGAEGFGKMVTGGRGGRVIKVTNLNDAGAGSLRDAVNASGPRIIVFEVSGTIQLKSLLNVRNKDITIAGQTAPGDGICIRDYPVSISGENVIIRFMRFRMGDAAQQEGDALGSFENKNMIIDHCSISWSTDECASFYQNDNFTMQWCLISQSLRNSVHGKGAHGYGGIWGGKNASFHHNLMAHHDSRNPRFGEREGQAYALTDLTDVRNNVFYNWGGNSAYGGEAMNINIVNNYYKAGPATKNAERIYSPDKYMKNTESPIYNKWGKFYITGNFVEGSIRTSDDNWTYGVYNQFHSSYGTVSDADKAAMRMAAEHPVQNNVVTYTPSKAYAQVLAYVGASLKRDALDATIISDVTNKTATAQGSNGSTNGIIDTQADAGGWPVLNLLTARPDTDGDGMPDTWEVANKLNPQAANANGKDLSTVYDNIEVYINSLVGAITTNQKL; encoded by the coding sequence ATGTATAAACTAAGTCGCAGGCGCAACTTGATCGTTGCTGGTACAATACTGGTTTTTATGTGCGCCTGCACCAAAAAAGAAAATTCTGCAACTAAGGATGGGCTTGAATTACAAGCACCTCAGCAGGTACAAATAGAAACGCTTTCTACTTCGGCTCAACTAAGCTGGTCGGCGGTGGAAGGAGCTTATGGCTATTTGGTAGAAGTAGCTAAAGGTGCTAGTTTCACCAATCCTTTTTATAAAAGCGATACGCTTTTTGCTATTAAAACTGAAATAACTGGTCTGGAAGCGAAAACAGGCTATGTGGCCAGAATAAAAGCCATTCATAAAGACAACCCATCCCTTACCTCAAAAGGTTTGCTGCAACAGTTTACAACCACCGAAGCTGAAGTGCCAGAGGAAGCGTTGGCTTTTCCCGGTGCCGAAGGATTTGGGAAAATGGTAACAGGGGGGCGTGGCGGCAGGGTAATAAAAGTCACGAATTTAAACGATGCGGGAGCCGGAAGTTTGAGAGACGCGGTAAATGCCAGTGGGCCAAGAATTATTGTTTTTGAGGTTTCCGGAACAATACAGTTAAAGTCTCTTCTTAACGTCAGGAATAAAGATATCACGATTGCCGGTCAAACCGCTCCCGGCGATGGTATTTGCATCAGGGATTATCCCGTTTCTATAAGCGGGGAAAATGTTATCATCCGGTTCATGCGTTTCAGGATGGGCGACGCGGCCCAACAGGAAGGCGATGCATTAGGCTCTTTTGAAAATAAAAATATGATCATCGACCATTGCAGTATTAGCTGGAGCACCGATGAGTGTGCCTCCTTTTATCAAAACGATAATTTCACCATGCAATGGTGCCTTATTTCCCAAAGCCTGCGCAATTCGGTGCACGGAAAGGGGGCGCATGGTTATGGAGGTATATGGGGCGGGAAAAATGCCAGCTTCCATCATAACCTGATGGCCCACCACGACAGCCGTAACCCGCGCTTTGGCGAAAGAGAAGGCCAGGCTTATGCGTTAACCGATCTTACTGATGTACGCAATAATGTTTTTTATAATTGGGGCGGTAACAGTGCTTATGGCGGCGAAGCAATGAATATCAATATTGTGAACAACTACTACAAGGCTGGCCCTGCCACAAAAAATGCCGAGCGTATTTACTCTCCCGATAAGTATATGAAAAATACAGAGTCGCCTATTTATAATAAATGGGGTAAATTTTATATCACAGGTAATTTTGTGGAGGGTAGTATACGAACCTCCGATGATAACTGGACCTATGGTGTCTACAACCAGTTTCATAGCAGTTACGGTACTGTTTCTGATGCTGACAAAGCTGCTATGCGCATGGCTGCCGAACACCCCGTACAAAATAATGTGGTTACCTATACGCCGTCTAAAGCATATGCCCAGGTACTGGCCTATGTGGGAGCGAGTTTAAAAAGAGACGCGCTCGACGCTACAATTATTAGCGATGTAACTAACAAAACCGCTACAGCACAGGGTTCTAACGGAAGCACCAATGGTATCATAGATACACAAGCAGATGCTGGTGGATGGCCCGTTCTTAATTTGTTAACGGCACGTCCAGACACAGATGGCGACGGAATGCCGGATACATGGGAGGTTGCAAATAAACTTAACCCGCAGGCGGCGAACGCTAATGGTAAAGATTTAAGCACTGTTTATGATAATATAGAAGTGTATATTAATAGCCTGGTTGGTGCAATTACAACCAATCAAAAATTATAA